A single genomic interval of Shewanella halotolerans harbors:
- a CDS encoding fumarate reductase cytochrome b subunit: MKVNSLQYQHTHYAALGSPWSAKADRIQSATGILLGCFLLAHLHFESSILFGKETFYHVVQFLEGGMFSSTGHGMPIVTKVFSIFIMLVVMLHAAVALRRFPAQLGQWRALRNHMQGIKHKDSHAWFWQLVTGFILFFLAPVHIFTMITNPEIGPHLSAERVYHANAWLLYALLLPAVVVHAMIGLYRVAVKWGLICHRKGLRKAIKVLIIYLMTLGILSLISYIMIGRSLVLPITPFVP; the protein is encoded by the coding sequence ATGAAGGTTAACAGCTTGCAGTACCAACACACACATTACGCTGCTTTGGGTAGTCCCTGGTCAGCAAAGGCTGACAGAATACAGAGTGCCACCGGCATCTTATTGGGATGTTTTTTGCTGGCGCATCTGCACTTCGAGTCGAGCATTCTCTTCGGTAAAGAGACCTTCTATCACGTGGTGCAGTTCCTCGAAGGCGGCATGTTCAGCAGCACGGGCCATGGCATGCCGATAGTGACCAAGGTGTTCTCTATTTTTATCATGCTGGTTGTGATGCTGCATGCGGCGGTGGCGCTGCGTCGCTTCCCGGCCCAGCTGGGGCAATGGCGCGCGCTGCGTAATCACATGCAGGGGATCAAGCATAAAGACAGCCACGCCTGGTTCTGGCAGCTGGTAACAGGTTTCATCCTGTTTTTCCTGGCGCCGGTACACATCTTTACCATGATAACCAACCCGGAGATCGGCCCCCATCTATCGGCCGAGCGTGTCTATCACGCCAACGCCTGGTTGCTCTACGCTCTGTTGCTGCCCGCCGTGGTGGTGCACGCCATGATAGGTCTCTACCGTGTGGCGGTGAAGTGGGGACTAATCTGTCACCGTAAGGGGCTGAGAAAGGCGATCAAGGTGTTGATCATCTATCTGATGACCCTGGGCATCTTGAGCCTCATCTCGTACATCATGATAGGCCGATCACTCGTCTTGCCAATTACGCCATTTGTGCCATAA
- a CDS encoding fumarate reductase cytochrome b subunit has product MSLAKKNNNVSGWLDMSQSVSGVILALFLWTHLVLVSSILLGADAMTFVARTMELSFLSADGHGYPWVVSGIAIIVALLALIHVLVAVHKMPLNLQQQRALRQQMSVIHHDDTKLWVWQAITGVGIFLLLPVHLWLIGSAPETIGPVGSADRIWNQGVWMVYLPLLLCVELHAAIGIYRVAIKWGAKRAIDARARIKKIKTIVSVVFVVIGLASLLAFLPYAS; this is encoded by the coding sequence ATGTCGCTGGCGAAAAAAAATAATAATGTAAGCGGTTGGCTCGATATGAGCCAGAGTGTCTCTGGTGTCATCTTGGCGTTGTTCCTCTGGACACATCTGGTGTTGGTTTCCTCAATCCTGTTGGGGGCCGATGCCATGACATTTGTGGCGCGCACCATGGAGCTGAGTTTCCTCAGCGCCGATGGTCATGGTTATCCCTGGGTGGTGTCGGGTATCGCCATCATAGTGGCGCTACTGGCGTTGATCCATGTGTTGGTTGCCGTGCATAAGATGCCGCTGAATCTGCAACAGCAGCGGGCGCTGCGTCAGCAGATGAGCGTGATCCACCATGACGACACCAAGCTGTGGGTATGGCAGGCGATCACCGGCGTGGGGATCTTTCTGCTGCTGCCTGTGCATCTTTGGTTGATTGGCAGCGCGCCGGAAACCATAGGCCCTGTGGGCAGCGCAGACCGTATCTGGAACCAAGGGGTCTGGATGGTCTATCTGCCGCTGCTTCTGTGTGTAGAACTGCATGCCGCTATCGGCATCTATCGCGTGGCCATCAAGTGGGGCGCCAAGCGCGCCATCGACGCCCGCGCCCGAATTAAAAAAATAAAAACCATAGTGAGTGTGGTGTTTGTGGTGATAGGTCTGGCCTCTCTGCTTGCCTTCCTGCCCTACGCCAGCTAA
- a CDS encoding fumarate reductase flavoprotein subunit produces MKLIYTDSLVVGAGLAGLRVAIASKERGLDTLVLSLIPAKRSHSAAAQGGMQASLGNTVKGMGDDEDVHFQDTVKGSDWGCDQEVARMFAHCAPKAVRELANWGVPWTRVTKGPRQVVVNAEKVTIEEAEEAHGLINARDFGGTKKWRTCYTADGTGHSLLYAVDNKAISLDIPVHERVEALALIHDGKRCHGVVARCLITGELRAYVAKSTTIATGGYGRIYEVSTNAIICEGIGQALALETGVATLGNMEAVQFHPTAIVPVGILTTEGCRGDGGLLRDKDGHRFMPDYEPEKKELASRDVVSRRMTEHMRKGKGVDSPYGPHLWLDITLLGRKHVETNLREVKEICENFLGIDPAEDWIPVRPTQHYSMGGIRTDAKGQSPQLKGLFSVGEAACWDMHGFNRLGGNSLAETVVGGMIIGKYVADFCEENTLEIDTSLAERFVAQVRDEIDGLVEGQGSESAYELKREMQRIMMDYVGIFRNGPELTKAVEELEALLIRSRNLGLKCKKRHANPELVEALRVKRMLKVALTVACGAEARTESRGAHAREDYPQRNDKEWLNRTLSSWPSSDATRPQLDYEQLDVMKMELPPGYRGYGINNAIAHPDTEKREKQIVEILSNLGEDADRHERQHALMPFEVPESLREKNERLHDKPLGNRQQLGEESK; encoded by the coding sequence GTGAAACTGATATATACCGATTCTTTAGTCGTGGGCGCCGGACTGGCGGGACTAAGGGTCGCCATCGCCTCGAAGGAACGCGGCCTGGATACCCTGGTGCTGTCACTGATCCCCGCCAAGCGTTCCCATTCAGCTGCTGCCCAGGGCGGCATGCAGGCCAGCCTGGGAAATACCGTTAAGGGCATGGGAGACGATGAAGACGTACATTTCCAAGATACGGTAAAGGGATCGGACTGGGGCTGTGATCAGGAAGTGGCGCGCATGTTTGCTCATTGTGCCCCGAAGGCGGTGCGTGAGCTGGCGAACTGGGGCGTGCCTTGGACGCGGGTCACCAAGGGGCCTCGCCAGGTGGTGGTGAATGCCGAGAAGGTCACCATCGAAGAGGCCGAGGAGGCCCATGGCCTGATCAACGCCCGCGACTTTGGCGGCACCAAGAAGTGGCGCACCTGCTATACCGCAGACGGCACCGGCCACTCACTGCTCTATGCCGTAGACAACAAGGCGATCTCTCTGGATATTCCGGTACACGAAAGGGTGGAGGCGCTGGCGCTGATCCACGATGGCAAGCGTTGCCATGGGGTGGTGGCCAGATGTCTGATCACGGGTGAGCTGCGCGCCTATGTGGCCAAGTCCACCACTATCGCCACCGGCGGCTATGGCCGTATCTATGAGGTCTCCACCAATGCGATCATCTGCGAGGGGATAGGCCAAGCGTTGGCGCTGGAAACCGGCGTGGCGACCCTGGGTAACATGGAGGCGGTGCAGTTCCACCCGACGGCCATCGTGCCTGTGGGGATTCTGACTACCGAAGGCTGCCGCGGTGATGGCGGCCTGCTCAGAGACAAAGATGGCCACCGTTTCATGCCCGACTATGAACCGGAGAAGAAGGAGCTGGCCTCGCGGGACGTAGTATCGCGCCGCATGACTGAACATATGCGTAAAGGTAAGGGGGTTGATAGCCCCTATGGTCCACACCTATGGCTCGATATCACCCTGCTTGGCCGCAAACACGTGGAGACCAACCTGCGCGAAGTCAAAGAGATCTGTGAGAACTTCCTCGGCATAGATCCCGCCGAAGATTGGATTCCTGTGCGTCCGACCCAGCACTACTCCATGGGCGGCATACGCACCGACGCCAAGGGGCAGAGTCCACAGCTAAAGGGTCTGTTCAGTGTGGGTGAGGCGGCTTGTTGGGACATGCATGGCTTTAACCGCCTGGGGGGCAACTCGCTGGCAGAGACAGTGGTGGGCGGCATGATCATCGGCAAGTATGTGGCCGACTTCTGCGAAGAGAACACCCTGGAAATCGACACCTCGCTGGCCGAGCGCTTCGTGGCTCAGGTACGAGATGAGATAGATGGCTTGGTGGAGGGGCAGGGCAGTGAGTCTGCCTATGAGCTTAAGCGCGAGATGCAGCGCATCATGATGGACTATGTGGGCATCTTCCGTAATGGCCCAGAGCTGACCAAGGCGGTCGAGGAGTTAGAGGCTCTGCTGATCCGCTCGCGTAACTTGGGCCTCAAGTGCAAGAAGCGCCATGCCAACCCAGAGCTGGTGGAGGCATTGAGAGTCAAGCGCATGCTTAAGGTGGCGTTAACGGTTGCCTGCGGCGCCGAGGCGCGCACCGAGAGCCGCGGTGCCCACGCCCGTGAAGATTATCCACAGCGTAACGATAAAGAGTGGCTCAACCGCACGCTCTCCTCTTGGCCGAGCAGTGACGCCACCCGTCCTCAGCTGGATTACGAACAGCTGGATGTGATGAAGATGGAGCTGCCACCCGGCTATCGTGGCTATGGCATCAACAACGCCATCGCCCATCCGGACACAGAGAAGCGTGAGAAACAGATCGTCGAGATCTTGAGTAACCTGGGCGAAGATGCCGATCGCCATGAGCGCCAGCACGCGCTGATGCCGTTCGAGGTGCCGGAATCCCTTAGAGAGAAGAATGAGCGTTTGCATGATAAGCCGCTCGGAAACAGACAGCAGCTTGGAGAAGAAAGCAAATGA
- a CDS encoding fumarate reductase iron-sulfur subunit — translation MSQGRTLTFNIFRYDPQMPDDKPKMVKYQLEEAPGMTVFIALNMLREQQDPSLQFDFVCRAGICGSCAMVINGYPTLACRTLTSKYPKGEITLMPLPGFELIGDLSVNTGKFMRELAERLKLWLHPRNDEADIHRIEAPMDPEEAARLYELERCVECGVCVSACATKQMRDTFVGAVGMMKIARFELDSRDARSVEDFYHVIGNQDGVFGCMTLLGCQDNCPKDLPHMQQIAYLRRKMATALV, via the coding sequence ATGAGTCAGGGTCGTACATTAACCTTTAATATCTTCCGTTATGATCCTCAGATGCCGGACGATAAGCCCAAGATGGTCAAGTATCAGCTGGAAGAGGCGCCAGGTATGACGGTGTTTATCGCGCTGAATATGCTGCGTGAGCAGCAGGATCCGTCACTGCAGTTCGATTTTGTCTGCCGCGCCGGGATCTGCGGTAGCTGCGCCATGGTGATCAACGGTTATCCCACCTTGGCCTGTCGTACCCTGACCAGCAAGTATCCTAAGGGGGAGATCACCCTGATGCCGCTGCCGGGTTTCGAGCTGATCGGCGACCTGTCAGTCAACACGGGTAAGTTTATGCGCGAGCTGGCAGAGCGTCTCAAACTGTGGCTGCATCCGAGAAACGACGAGGCGGACATTCACCGCATCGAGGCCCCCATGGATCCCGAGGAGGCCGCCAGGCTCTACGAGCTGGAGCGCTGCGTCGAATGTGGTGTGTGTGTCTCGGCCTGTGCCACTAAGCAGATGCGCGACACCTTCGTCGGCGCCGTCGGCATGATGAAGATCGCCCGCTTCGAGCTCGACAGCCGAGATGCCCGTAGCGTGGAAGACTTCTATCACGTGATAGGCAATCAGGATGGGGTATTCGGTTGCATGACCCTGCTGGGCTGTCAGGACAACTGTCCTAAAGACCTGCCGCATATGCAGCAGATCGCCTATCTCAGACGTAAGATGGCGACCGCCTTGGTATAA